From a single Calditrichota bacterium genomic region:
- a CDS encoding choice-of-anchor D domain-containing protein, whose translation MEKIKATTLFMLFFLCLFVVTVFGQPEPEISPVLYDFGDVEVGTSETIIISVTNIGFSDLIISDYFLQAVSSNDFSVIHSPRFPDVPVAIAESDNYDLEVTYSPSSTGPASAVLEVISNGGTVTCALSGTGVNTELTPEEQIENILQFIDDSVANGTLEGSGNRPWLAKRRLRAFKKIIKRAQRQILRDHVRAACVQLQLAYKRCDGNPRPVDFVIGESVPELAAMIQNLKASLECGTCHGSLGKQLADDQIETETSAPAEFDLEQNYPNPFNPKTNISYSLADDSHVKITIFNTLGQQIEVLVNEFQSQGHYSVTWEAKDLPAGLYLYRLESDGFNSNKKMFLLK comes from the coding sequence ATGGAAAAGATTAAAGCAACTACGCTTTTTATGCTATTTTTTTTATGTTTGTTTGTAGTAACTGTCTTTGGACAGCCAGAACCTGAAATAAGCCCTGTTTTATATGATTTTGGCGATGTAGAAGTGGGAACTAGCGAAACCATAATTATAAGCGTTACGAACATCGGGTTTAGTGATTTGATTATATCAGATTATTTCTTACAAGCGGTTAGTAGTAACGACTTTTCAGTGATACATTCTCCACGTTTTCCTGATGTACCTGTAGCCATTGCAGAATCAGATAACTATGATTTGGAAGTAACATATTCGCCATCATCAACAGGACCTGCTTCAGCAGTTTTAGAAGTAATTAGTAATGGTGGAACTGTAACGTGTGCATTAAGCGGAACAGGCGTAAACACCGAATTGACTCCCGAGGAACAGATAGAAAATATCTTACAATTTATCGACGATTCCGTTGCCAACGGCACATTAGAAGGCAGCGGCAATCGACCATGGTTGGCAAAGCGAAGACTAAGAGCATTTAAAAAAATTATTAAACGGGCACAAAGACAGATTTTAAGAGACCATGTGAGAGCCGCTTGCGTTCAATTGCAGCTTGCTTACAAACGCTGCGACGGAAATCCCAGACCGGTCGATTTTGTGATAGGAGAATCTGTACCTGAATTGGCTGCAATGATTCAAAATTTAAAGGCAAGTCTGGAATGTGGAACATGTCATGGCTCGTTGGGGAAACAACTTGCAGATGATCAAATTGAAACGGAAACTTCTGCTCCCGCAGAATTTGACCTTGAACAAAACTATCCCAATCCCTTTAATCCCAAGACAAATATTTCTTATTCATTAGCAGATGACTCTCATGTGAAAATAACAATTTTTAACACACTCGGTCAACAAATAGAGGTTCTTGTCAATGAATTTCAATCTCAAGGTCATTACAGCGTAACCTGGGAGGCGAAAGATTTACCTGCCGGACTTTACTTATACCGATTGGAATCCGATGGTTTTAATTCTAACAAGAAGATGTTTTTGCTTAAATAA
- a CDS encoding response regulator yields the protein MKILIVEDNANMRSFIKKILERHLKNIDKIFECPDGNMSVEIYKRHNPDWVLMDINLGKINGLDLTKTIIEFDPTAKIVILTQYDEPDYRKIASCAGACGYVLKDNMREIIEIIKSSTSIN from the coding sequence ATGAAAATTCTGATCGTTGAAGATAATGCTAACATGCGTTCGTTCATTAAAAAAATACTTGAACGCCATCTGAAAAATATTGACAAAATATTTGAATGTCCTGATGGAAATATGTCCGTTGAAATTTATAAAAGGCATAATCCCGACTGGGTACTAATGGATATTAATTTGGGCAAAATAAATGGATTAGACCTCACGAAAACCATCATTGAATTCGATCCCACTGCAAAGATAGTCATCCTTACACAATATGATGAGCCTGATTATAGAAAAATCGCTTCTTGCGCCGGCGCCTGCGGATATGTTTTAAAAGACAATATGAGGGAGATCATTGAAATTATAAAATCATCGACCAGCATAAATTAG
- a CDS encoding response regulator transcription factor: protein MEKITKILIADDHTIFRQGLVKILEAEKFIKIVGECGDGLEAFQKIKELLPDIAILDISMPQLSGLEIVQKIRSENLWIEFIILTMYDDEEYFNEAMDYGVKGYLLKDNAASDLIGCIKSVASDKYYVSPLISEYLINRNSKIQEMKKKNPGLINLTVTEKRILKLIAENKTSREIAELMFISVRTVQNHRTNICNKLGFKGYNKLLQFSLENKSYL, encoded by the coding sequence ATGGAAAAGATCACTAAAATTCTCATTGCAGATGATCATACTATTTTCCGACAGGGGCTGGTCAAAATTCTGGAAGCGGAGAAATTTATCAAAATAGTCGGCGAGTGCGGCGATGGATTGGAAGCATTTCAAAAGATTAAAGAGTTGTTGCCTGATATTGCTATTCTCGATATTTCCATGCCCCAATTAAGCGGATTGGAAATTGTGCAAAAAATACGTAGTGAAAATCTGTGGATTGAATTTATCATTTTAACAATGTACGATGATGAGGAATATTTTAACGAGGCAATGGATTACGGGGTAAAAGGGTATCTTTTAAAAGATAATGCGGCATCGGACTTGATCGGTTGCATTAAGTCAGTAGCCTCTGATAAATATTATGTCAGTCCGCTCATTTCTGAATATTTGATTAATCGGAACTCCAAAATACAGGAAATGAAAAAGAAAAATCCAGGTTTGATTAATTTAACTGTAACGGAAAAACGAATTCTCAAACTGATTGCCGAAAATAAGACCAGCCGGGAAATAGCCGAATTAATGTTCATTAGTGTTCGTACCGTACAAAATCATCGCACGAATATTTGTAACAAACTTGGGTTTAAAGGATATAACAAATTGCTTCAGTTTTCGCTGGAGAATAAATCTTATTTGTAG